The stretch of DNA GTATCGCCAATCCCTTCGGCCAGCAGCATACCGAGGCCCACGGCGGATTTCACCGTGCCTGAACGCAAACCGCCAGCTTCGGTGATACCCAGGTGCAGCGGCTGGATGATTTCCTTGGCCAGCAGGCGATAGGCTTCGACGGCCATGAACACGTCGGAGGCTTTCACACTGACCTTGAAGTCCTTGAAGTTCAGGCGCTCAAGGTGCTCGACGTGACGCAGGGCAGACTCCACCAGCGCCGCCGGGGTGGGCTCGCCATATTTCTTCTGCAGGTCCTTTTCCAGGGAACCGGCGTTGACGCCGATACGGATCGGGATCCCGCGATCACGGGCCGCATCCACCACCGCACGCACGCGGTCTTCACGACCGATGTTGCCGGGGTTGATCCGCAGGCAATCGACGCCCAGTTCGGCCACGCGCAAGGCGATCTTGTAGTCGAAGTGGATGTCGGCAACCAGCGGCACCTTGACCTGCTGCTTGATACGACCGAAAGCTTCGGCCGCGTCCATATCCGGTACGGAAACCCGCACGATATCGACACCGGCGGCTTCCAGACGGTTGATCTGGGCCACAGTGGCCGCCACATCGTTGGTGTCGCTGTTGGTCATGCTCTGCACGGCAATGGGGGCATCGCCACCCACGGGTACCGAGCCGACCCAGATCTTGCGGGACTCGCGACGTTTGATTGGAGATTCGCCGTGCATGACTTATTGACCTAACTTCAGGCGAGCAGTCTCGCCACTGGTGAACGGAGCCACATCGACCGCTTGTCCGTTGTAGCTGACCTGCGCACCACGGGCATAACCCAGGCGCACGGCAAATGGCGGCTTGCCGGAAACATCGGCGGTCTCGCCCTTGCGCTTCAGGCCACTCAACAGCACTTTGCCGCTGCCGTCGGTGATCTGGGTCCAGCAATCGGCTGTGAACTGGATCTGTACCTGACCCGCGCCGGCTACAGGCGCGGCGGCGGGCGCAGTTGGCGCTACCGGGGTAGCCGGAATAGTCGCTGCTGCAACCACAGGCGCTACAGGGGCAGGCGCGGCCGGAGCGCTCGGCGCTGGTGCCGCCGGTGCTACGACCACTGGGGCAGGAGCAACCGGGGCTGCAGGTGCGGCAGCCGGGGCGCTTGGCGCAGGGGCTGTAGCATCAGCCTGGGCCTGGCCTGGAGCCGGGGCTTCAGGCAGGGCCAGGGCGGTTTCGCCCTCGGTCTGACCTTCCACGACCGCCTGGTCTTCCGGCTCATCGATCGGATGAATCTGCGTGGTGCCGTCGGCCCCTTCGACTTCGACGTGTTCCTGATTGAGACCAACCAGCTCCTTGGTGCGCACGGACGTTTGATCCTGCCACCAGATAAAGCCACCACCGATCACCGCGATCAGCAGCAACAGGCTGACGATGCGCAAAATGGTGTGGGAAACCCGTACTGGCTCTTCGATACGGCCGAGGCTGTGCACATTGCTGCCCTGGGAATCGGTGCCCGTGTATTGGTCGAAGGCCTGGACCAGAACGGCCTGGTCCATCCCCAGCAACTTGGCATAGGCACGGATATAACCGCGGGCGAAGGTATGCCCCGGCAGCTTGTCGAAAGCGCCGGCTTCCAGGTTGCTCAACGAGTTTGCGGTCAGATTGAGCTTGAGGGCCACTTCAGCCAGCGACCAACCATTGCTTTCGCGGGCCTGACGCAGGGTCTCACCGGGGTTGACGCGAGTCGCTGCTAGAACTTCGGGATGCGCCGCTTTCATCATTGCTCCGACAGGTATTGCTGATATTCCGGCGTACCGGGATAGAGTCGTTTTAATTGCAGGCCGTAACTGGCGGCCTTGTCGCGATCTTCAAACACCGTTGCCAGCCGAACGCCGAGCAATAGACTACGTGCATTTTGCTCGCTCAGCAGGCTAAAACGATCGTAATAGTCGCGGGCGGGCACATAATGCCTGTCTTCGAAGGACAACTCAGCCATTTCCAGCAATGCGCGAGGCTGCTGGCGGTTCAGGCGCAGGGCTTTTTCCAGGTGTTGCCGGGCCAGGTCACGCTCACCCAGCATCGCGGCGGTCATGCCAAGGTTCTCGAACACTCGGGACCGTTCGGGGTACAGGGTATCAGCAGCCGCCTGTTCAAAGCGCTGATAAGCATCTTTGTAACGTTTTTCTTCAAAGAGAAAGCTGCCGTAGTTGTTCAGGATACGGGCATCGGAGGGACGCGCAGCCAGGGCCTTGCGGTAATGCTGGTCAGCCAGCTCGGGTTCCATTTCAGCCTGGAACACCAGCGCCAGGGCGGCATTGGCGTCAGCGTCGGACTCGTCCAGCTCCAAGGCCTTTTTCAGCGGCACTTTCGCCCGCTCGGTCATGCCTTGTTGCAGATACCCCAAGCCCAGCTGAACATAGGCCTCACGCGCCTCGTCCCGCCCCTTGCTTGTCTTCATCGGGTTGAAATCCCCCGAAAGAACACAGCCAGCCGACAGGCTGACAAAAAGCAGAAGCAGCGCGACGCGCAAGGTCATGGAGATCCTCTCTCAGGTACGATTCGCAGCGCTTTGCGGCATATCGGCGTCGGCGCTCAATTCGCGCACCGCGATATAACGTTCGCTACGACGGGTGCGATCCAGCACCTGCCCGACCAGTTGTCCACAGGCCGCATCGATGTCTTCGCCGCGCGTGGTGCGCACGGTGACGTTGAAGCCTGCGTGATGCAGTTGATCCTGGAACCGGCGAATGGCGTTGTTGCTCGGCCGCTCGTAACCGGAATGCGGGAACGGGTTGAACGGGATCAGGTTGATCTTGCAAGGAATGTCCTTGAGCAACGCGATCATCTCGACAGCGTGTTCAACCTTATCATTGACGTCCTTGAGCAGCGTGTACTCAATCGTCAGCACACGTTTCTCGCCCAGCGACGACATGTAGCGCTGGCAGGACTCGAGCAGCATCTTCAGCGGGTACTTCTTGTTGATCGGTACCAGCTGGTTGCGCAGCGCATCGTTTGGTGCGTGCAGGGACAACGCCAGGGAAACGTCGATGTGCTTGGCCAGCTCATCGATCATCGGTACCACGCCGGAGGTCGACAGGGTCACGCGGCGCTTGGAAATGCCGTAGCCCAGGTCGTCCATCATCAGGTGCATGGCCGAGATGACGTTGTCGAAGTTCAGCAGCGGCTCACCCATGCCCATCATCACCACGTTGGTGATGGCACGGTCGACGGTCGCCGGGACACTGCCAAAGGATTTGTTGGCAATCCACACCTGGCCGATGACTTCGGCGGCGGTGAGGTTGCTATTGAAGCCTTGCTTGCCGGTGGAGCAGAAACTGCAGTCCAGGGCACAGCCTGCCTGGGACGAAACGCACAAGGTGCCGCGTTTGCCCTGGGGAATGTAAACGGTCTCGACGCAGCTGCCGGACGCCACGCGCACCACCCACTTGCGGGTGCCGTCGCTGGAGATGTCCTCGCTGACCACTTCCGGACCACGAATTTCGGCAACGGCCTTGAGCTTTTCGCGCAAGGCCTTGCCGACGTTCGTCATGGCGTCGAAATCATCGACGCCAAAGTGGTGAATCCATTTCATTACCTGACCGGCACGGAAACGCTTCTCCCCGATTGAGTCGAAGAATTTTTCCATTTCCGGTTGAGTCAGACCCAACAGGTTAGTTTTGCCAGTCGATGTAGTCATGGTTTCACCTTCACTCACGGGCCTTTGGCTTAGCGAGTGGTCACTTCGGTGGAAGCGAAGAAGTAAGCGATTTCGCGTGCAGCAGCGGCTTCGGAGTCCGAACCGTGAACGGCGTTGGCGTCGATGGATTCAGCGAAGTCAGCGCGGATGGTGCCGGCAGCAGCTTCTTTAGGGTTGGTAGCGCCCATCAGCTCACGGTTCAGAGCGATAGCGTTTTCGCCTTCCAGAACCTGAACGACAACCGGACCGGAAGTCATGAAAGCAACCAGCTCGCCGAAGAAGCCACGAGCGCTGTGCTCAGCGTAGAAGCCTTCAGCTTCGGCTTTCGACAGTTGCTTCATTTTCGAAGCTACAACGCGCAGGCCAGCTTTTTCGAAACGGGTAACGATCTCGCCGATGACGTTTTTTGCAACAGCGTCAGGCTTGATGATGGAGAAAGTACGTTGAACAGCCATGGTGTAACTCCAGAAACGGTGATTAAAGCGAAAAATTAAACCCGCGAATTATACGCGGGTTTATAGGGATTGCCTAACTGCGTACGGGACAGACTCAGTCTGCTTCTTCGATCCAGGCGGCCTGAATGGCTTCAAGAACCTTCTCGCCACCGCGAGCCGGATCGTCGCTGAATTCCGGCAGCGCCAGAACCCATTGGTGCAGATCGACAAAGTTTACGTACCGCGGATCCACATCCGGCTTGGATTCAGCCAGCTGAATCGCGATTTCCAGCACATCAACCCATTTCAGACTCATGATGATTCCTTGAATCAGTGCGGCGCTTCGGCTGCATGGTTGAGCGAGTATTTCGGAATTTCGACGGTCAGGTCTTCCTCGCCGACGATCGCCTGGCAGGATAGACGCGATTGCGCCTCCAGGCCCCAGGCTTTGTCCAGCAAGTCTTCTTCCAGCTCGTCGGCTTCGTTCAGCGAGTCGAAACCCTCGCGAACGATGCAGTGACAGGTGGTACAGGCGCAGACGCCGCCGCAGGCGCTCTCGATCTCGATGTGGTTGTCATGCGCCACTTCGAGAATCGAGGTACCCGGGGCAGCCTCTACAACCAGGCCATCCGGGCAAAACACGGCGTGTGGCAGAAAAATGATCTGCGGCATCAGTTATTCCTCGATTTCATTCAGATTGCGCCCCGCCAGAGCGGCTTTCACCGTCGAGTCCAGGCGGCGGGCAGCAAAAGCATCGGTCACTTGCGACAGACGCTTGGTCTGCTGCTCGATGGCGTAACCATCGGTACCACGCATCAATTCACTCAATTCCTGCATTTGCAGCTCGATGACCATGCGCTCTTCGGCATCCAGCAAACGCTCGCCGTCCGCGTCCAGAGCACCCTGCACCGCCTCGATCAGGCGCTGGGCATCGACCTGCTGCTCACGCAGCACGCGGGCGACCTTGTCGTCGCTGGCGTACTGGAAGGAATCCTTGAGCATCCTGGCGATTTCGCCATCGGTCAGACCGTAGGAGGGCTTGACCTGGATGCTGGCTTCGACGCCCGAGCCCAGTTCACGAGCGGACACGCTCAGCAGACCGTCGGCATCGACCTGGAAGGTCACGCGGATCTTCGCTGCCCCGGCGACCATGGCCGGAATGCCGCGCAGTTCGAAACGCGCCAGGGAACGGCAGTCGCTGATCAGCTCGCGCTCGCCTTGCAGCACATGAATCATCATGGCCGACTGGCCATCTTTGTAAGTGGTGAAGTCCTGGGCCCGGGCAACGGGGATGGTGGTGTTGCGCGGAATCACCTTCTCCATCAACCCACCCATGGTTTCCAGCCCCAGGGACAGCGGAATCACATCAAGCAGCAGCAGTTCGCCACCATCGCGCTTGTTGCCGGCCAGGGTATCGGCCTGGATCGCGGCACCAATGGCCACCACCTGGTCCGGGTCGATCTCGGTCAGCGGCTGGCGACCGAACATTTCGGCGACCGCCTCGCGAACCCGTGGAACACGGGTCGAACCACCGACCATGACCACTGCCTGGACATCTTCCAGCTCGACATTGGAATCACGCACGGCGCGACGGCAGGCCTTGAGGCTGCGCGCCACCATTGGTTCGATCAGGGCATCGAAGGCTTCGCGGGTCAGCGGTGCCGACCAGGCGCCATAGGTCACGTCGACCGACGGGGTGTTGGTAAGCGCTTCCTTGGCGGCACAGGCGATTTGCAGCAGATTGCGCTGCTTGCCCGGATCGAGATCGGCGGACAGGCCGGCGCTCTCGATGATCCAGCCGGCGATCGCATGATCGAAATCGTCACCGCCCAGGGCGCTGTCGCCACCGGTGGCCAGCACTTCGAAGACACCACCGGTCAGGCGCAGAATGGAAATATCGAAAGTCCCGCCACCCAAGTCATAAATGGCCACCACGCCTTCGGCGTGTTGATCCAGACCATAGGCCACGGCCGCCGCGGTCGGCTCGTTGAGCAGACGCAACACATTGAGACCGGCCAGCTTGGCCGCATCCTTGGTCGCTTGACGCTGCGCATCGTCGAAATAGGCCGGAACGGTGATCACCGCCCCCACCAGCTCACCGCCCAGGGTCGACTCGGCGCGCTGGCGCAGGACCTTGAGGATATCGGCGGAGACTTCCACCGGACTTTTCGGGCCCTGGATGGTGTCGATGAACGGCATGTGCGACTCGCCGTCGACGAAGCGGTATGGCAGCTGCTCGCCCAACTGCTTGACGTCGGACAAACCACGCCCCATCAAGCGCTTGACCGACAACACAGTGTTCAGGGGATCGGCAGACGCCGCCAGCCTGGCGGACTCGCCCACCTCGACACGGTCGGCGTGATAGCGCACGGCAGATGGCAGGATGACCTGCCCGCTGGCGTCGGCCAGCGGCTCGGAAAGACCACTGCGCAAGGCAGCGACCAGCGAATTGGTAGTACCCAAGTCGATCCCCACAGCCAGGCGACGCTGGTGCGGTTGAGGACTTTGGCCGGGTTCAGCGATCTGCAGTAGGGCCATGTTTATCTGGACTTATCTGTATATCAGGCGTGCGACCGGAGCGGCACTGGGTTAATCGTCGAGGCGCTCTTCTAACTGGCGCACTTCGTAGGTGAGCTTGTCGAGGAACTGCATGCGCCGCATCAGGCGCTCGGCCTGTTCGCGTTGCGCAGCATCATCCCAACAGGCTGCGAAGCTTTCGTTCAATTCATCCTGGGCCACTTTCAGGCGGCGCTTGAAAGCTGCAATACCGGCCAGATCGGCCTCGTCCTGCAGATCCTCGAGCTCTTCGCGCCACTGCATCTGCTGCAGGAGGAACTCCGGATCGTGCACCGTGACCTCCAGCGGCAGCTCATGGCCGCCCATCGCGAGCAGGTATCGCGCGCGCTTGGGAGGACTCTTGAGAGTCTGGTAGGCCTCGTTGAGGCTGGCGGATTGTTCCAGCGCCAAGCGCTGCTCACGCTCGGAAGCGTCAGCGAAGCGGTCCGGATGAACGGCACGCGCCAACTCACGATAGCGCGCGGCCAGCTGCTCGAGATCCAGGCGGAAGCTCGGTTGCAGCTCAAATAAAGCGAAATGACAAGGAGTACCCACGAGCTGCCTCAGATGTTGAAGCTTTCGCCGCAGCCACATTCACCGCGCACGTTGGGGTTGTTGAACTTGAAGCCCTCGTTCAACCCTTCCTTGACGAAGTCCAGTTCGGTGCCATCCAGGTAGGTCAGGCTTTTCGGATCAATGATCACTTTCTCGCCATGACTCTCGAACACCTGATCGTCTTCACCGATCTCGTCGACGAACTCCAGGACATAGGCAAGGCCGGAACAGCCCGTGGTGCGAACACCCAGACGAATCCCATCACCTTTGCCGCGCCCGTTGAGGGAGCGCCGCACGTGTTGAGCAGCCGCTTCTGTCATGCTGATAGCCATCGTGACTCCTTACTTGTCGCTCAATCTGTGAAAGCTGATCCGCGAAAATCAGATCAGGCCTTTCTTCTGCTTGTAGTCGCGAACGGCGGCCTTGATGGCGTCTTCGGCGAGTACCGAGCAGTGGATTTTCACTGGCGGCAGGGCCAGCTCTTCAGCCAGCTGAGTGTTCTTGATGGTCTCTGCTTCATCCAGAGTCTTGCCTTTCATCCACTCGGTAGCCAGGGAGCTAGAGGCGATAGCCGAACCGCAACCGTAGGTCTTGAACTTGGCGTCTTCGATGATGCCCTGTTCGTTGACCTTGATCTGCAGGCGCATCACGTCGCCGCACGCCGGAGCGCCGACCATGCCGGTGCCGACATCAGGATCTTCCGCGTTCATCTTGCCGACGTTGCGCGGGTTCTCGTAGTGGTCGATGACCTTTTCGCTGTAAGCCATGATTCTTAATCCTCACTCATCAGGGCCGCTCTTGAGCCCCTGTAGTTACGCCTGCGTCAGTCGCCGCGTCGCTACAGGAGCTGTACCTGGCGGCTTCTATATTTAGTGTGCCGCCCACTCGATCTTCGAGATATCGACGCCGTCTTTGTACATGTCCCACAGCGGCGACAGAGCGCGCAGCTTGGTCACGGCCTCGCAGACTTTCTGCGCGGCATAATCGATTTCTTCTTCGGTGGTGAAGCGGCCGAAGGTGAAGCGGATCGAGCTGTGTGCCAGTTCGTCGTTGCGGCCCAGGGCGCGCAGCACGTACGAAGGCTCCAGCGAAGCCGAGGTGCAGGCCGAACCGGAGGAAACCGCCAAGTCCTTGAGCGCCATGATCAGCGACTCGCCTTCGACGTAGTTGAAGCTCAGGTTCAGGTTGTGCGGTACGCGGGAGGTCATGCTGCCGTTGATGTACAGCTCCTCCAGGTGCTCGACCTGCTTGTAGAAACGGTCGCTCAACGCCTTGATGCGCAGGTTTTCGGCAGCCATGTCTTCCTTGGCTACACGGAAGGCTTCGCCCATGCCAACGATCTGGTGGGTGGCCAGGGTGCCGGAACGCATGCCGCGCTCGTGACCGCCGCCGTGCATGGTCGCTTCGAGGCGAACCCGCGGCTTGCGGCTGACGTACAGCGCACCGATACCCTTAGGACCGTAGGTCTTGTGGGCGGAGAAGGACATCAGGTCGACTTTCAGCGCCTGCAGGTCGATGTCGACCTTGCCGGTGGACTGAGCCGCGTCGACGTGGAACAGAATGCCTTTGGAACGAGTCAGCTCGCCAATGGCGGCGATGTCGTTGATGGTGCCGATTTCGTTGTTCACGTGCATGATCGAAACCAGGATGGTGTCATCGCGCAGGGCGGCTTCAACCATGGCCGGAGTGATCAGGCCGTCTTCGCCCGGCTCGATGTAGGTGACTTCGAAGCCTTCACGCTCGAGTTGGCGCATGGTGTCCAGGACAGCCTTGTGCTCGATCTTCGAGGTGATCAGGTGTTT from Pseudomonas chlororaphis subsp. chlororaphis encodes:
- the ispG gene encoding flavodoxin-dependent (E)-4-hydroxy-3-methylbut-2-enyl-diphosphate synthase; its protein translation is MHGESPIKRRESRKIWVGSVPVGGDAPIAVQSMTNSDTNDVAATVAQINRLEAAGVDIVRVSVPDMDAAEAFGRIKQQVKVPLVADIHFDYKIALRVAELGVDCLRINPGNIGREDRVRAVVDAARDRGIPIRIGVNAGSLEKDLQKKYGEPTPAALVESALRHVEHLERLNFKDFKVSVKASDVFMAVEAYRLLAKEIIQPLHLGITEAGGLRSGTVKSAVGLGMLLAEGIGDTIRISLAADPVEEVKVGYDILKSLHLRSRGINFIACPSCSRQNFDVVKTMNELEGRLEDLLVPLDVAVIGCVVNGPGEAKEAHIGLTGGTPNLIYIDGKPSQKLTNDNLVDQLEKLIREKAAEKVEADAALIARG
- a CDS encoding RodZ domain-containing protein translates to MKAAHPEVLAATRVNPGETLRQARESNGWSLAEVALKLNLTANSLSNLEAGAFDKLPGHTFARGYIRAYAKLLGMDQAVLVQAFDQYTGTDSQGSNVHSLGRIEEPVRVSHTILRIVSLLLLIAVIGGGFIWWQDQTSVRTKELVGLNQEHVEVEGADGTTQIHPIDEPEDQAVVEGQTEGETALALPEAPAPGQAQADATAPAPSAPAAAPAAPVAPAPVVVAPAAPAPSAPAAPAPVAPVVAAATIPATPVAPTAPAAAPVAGAGQVQIQFTADCWTQITDGSGKVLLSGLKRKGETADVSGKPPFAVRLGYARGAQVSYNGQAVDVAPFTSGETARLKLGQ
- the pilW gene encoding type IV pilus biogenesis/stability protein PilW: MTLRVALLLLFVSLSAGCVLSGDFNPMKTSKGRDEAREAYVQLGLGYLQQGMTERAKVPLKKALELDESDADANAALALVFQAEMEPELADQHYRKALAARPSDARILNNYGSFLFEEKRYKDAYQRFEQAAADTLYPERSRVFENLGMTAAMLGERDLARQHLEKALRLNRQQPRALLEMAELSFEDRHYVPARDYYDRFSLLSEQNARSLLLGVRLATVFEDRDKAASYGLQLKRLYPGTPEYQQYLSEQ
- the rlmN gene encoding 23S rRNA (adenine(2503)-C(2))-methyltransferase RlmN; this translates as MTTSTGKTNLLGLTQPEMEKFFDSIGEKRFRAGQVMKWIHHFGVDDFDAMTNVGKALREKLKAVAEIRGPEVVSEDISSDGTRKWVVRVASGSCVETVYIPQGKRGTLCVSSQAGCALDCSFCSTGKQGFNSNLTAAEVIGQVWIANKSFGSVPATVDRAITNVVMMGMGEPLLNFDNVISAMHLMMDDLGYGISKRRVTLSTSGVVPMIDELAKHIDVSLALSLHAPNDALRNQLVPINKKYPLKMLLESCQRYMSSLGEKRVLTIEYTLLKDVNDKVEHAVEMIALLKDIPCKINLIPFNPFPHSGYERPSNNAIRRFQDQLHHAGFNVTVRTTRGEDIDAACGQLVGQVLDRTRRSERYIAVRELSADADMPQSAANRT
- the ndk gene encoding nucleoside-diphosphate kinase, which gives rise to MAVQRTFSIIKPDAVAKNVIGEIVTRFEKAGLRVVASKMKQLSKAEAEGFYAEHSARGFFGELVAFMTSGPVVVQVLEGENAIALNRELMGATNPKEAAAGTIRADFAESIDANAVHGSDSEAAAAREIAYFFASTEVTTR
- the iscX gene encoding Fe-S cluster assembly protein IscX is translated as MSLKWVDVLEIAIQLAESKPDVDPRYVNFVDLHQWVLALPEFSDDPARGGEKVLEAIQAAWIEEAD
- the fdx gene encoding ISC system 2Fe-2S type ferredoxin, which encodes MPQIIFLPHAVFCPDGLVVEAAPGTSILEVAHDNHIEIESACGGVCACTTCHCIVREGFDSLNEADELEEDLLDKAWGLEAQSRLSCQAIVGEEDLTVEIPKYSLNHAAEAPH
- the hscA gene encoding Fe-S protein assembly chaperone HscA produces the protein MALLQIAEPGQSPQPHQRRLAVGIDLGTTNSLVAALRSGLSEPLADASGQVILPSAVRYHADRVEVGESARLAASADPLNTVLSVKRLMGRGLSDVKQLGEQLPYRFVDGESHMPFIDTIQGPKSPVEVSADILKVLRQRAESTLGGELVGAVITVPAYFDDAQRQATKDAAKLAGLNVLRLLNEPTAAAVAYGLDQHAEGVVAIYDLGGGTFDISILRLTGGVFEVLATGGDSALGGDDFDHAIAGWIIESAGLSADLDPGKQRNLLQIACAAKEALTNTPSVDVTYGAWSAPLTREAFDALIEPMVARSLKACRRAVRDSNVELEDVQAVVMVGGSTRVPRVREAVAEMFGRQPLTEIDPDQVVAIGAAIQADTLAGNKRDGGELLLLDVIPLSLGLETMGGLMEKVIPRNTTIPVARAQDFTTYKDGQSAMMIHVLQGERELISDCRSLARFELRGIPAMVAGAAKIRVTFQVDADGLLSVSARELGSGVEASIQVKPSYGLTDGEIARMLKDSFQYASDDKVARVLREQQVDAQRLIEAVQGALDADGERLLDAEERMVIELQMQELSELMRGTDGYAIEQQTKRLSQVTDAFAARRLDSTVKAALAGRNLNEIEE
- the hscB gene encoding co-chaperone HscB — its product is MGTPCHFALFELQPSFRLDLEQLAARYRELARAVHPDRFADASEREQRLALEQSASLNEAYQTLKSPPKRARYLLAMGGHELPLEVTVHDPEFLLQQMQWREELEDLQDEADLAGIAAFKRRLKVAQDELNESFAACWDDAAQREQAERLMRRMQFLDKLTYEVRQLEERLDD
- the iscA gene encoding iron-sulfur cluster assembly protein IscA codes for the protein MAISMTEAAAQHVRRSLNGRGKGDGIRLGVRTTGCSGLAYVLEFVDEIGEDDQVFESHGEKVIIDPKSLTYLDGTELDFVKEGLNEGFKFNNPNVRGECGCGESFNI
- the iscU gene encoding Fe-S cluster assembly scaffold IscU yields the protein MAYSEKVIDHYENPRNVGKMNAEDPDVGTGMVGAPACGDVMRLQIKVNEQGIIEDAKFKTYGCGSAIASSSLATEWMKGKTLDEAETIKNTQLAEELALPPVKIHCSVLAEDAIKAAVRDYKQKKGLI
- a CDS encoding IscS subfamily cysteine desulfurase: MKLPIYLDYSATTPVDPRVAQKMSECLLVDGNFGNPASRSHVFGWKAEESVENARRQVADLVNADPREIVWTSGATESDNLAIKGVAHFYHTKGKHLITSKIEHKAVLDTMRQLEREGFEVTYIEPGEDGLITPAMVEAALRDDTILVSIMHVNNEIGTINDIAAIGELTRSKGILFHVDAAQSTGKVDIDLQALKVDLMSFSAHKTYGPKGIGALYVSRKPRVRLEATMHGGGHERGMRSGTLATHQIVGMGEAFRVAKEDMAAENLRIKALSDRFYKQVEHLEELYINGSMTSRVPHNLNLSFNYVEGESLIMALKDLAVSSGSACTSASLEPSYVLRALGRNDELAHSSIRFTFGRFTTEEEIDYAAQKVCEAVTKLRALSPLWDMYKDGVDISKIEWAAH